A part of Drosophila ananassae strain 14024-0371.13 chromosome 2R, ASM1763931v2, whole genome shotgun sequence genomic DNA contains:
- the LOC6506610 gene encoding uncharacterized protein LOC6506610 produces MALSRQKGGANCPPCGPCCGPPCPRPGVPPCIPCQPPMVRLDKLWPEPYDPCSFKNCLIFGSHDEPYVQAFDPKVCSRMRRSDIDRSLGYPIGIVAGTVPVKGGIPNKEAVQYAANLKGFAHSYYTRRDEWKPEMVDFVVNEGQVLYNDSENMELPNMTDAPDVYDENEVKVTRHFKINEIEFALELDAAFELFGYPNIIRNVRRILRAFFKKYKCGLFFTPNWYMLIWKEKGVWMVLDLNGREVDTLKPNSESGYPVLLALKSLDNVIWLIKKESDLEKTQEFTIREILVVRLATPGATGQSWEREHGMRMSEYDVIASDYAYLKSNLHLTLNPNDALRNRSALPVAVATALASKIDHPATWDMKMYDKVMCYGVNMCKNCWEPCVDLSKPMDLDEFPRQIRMGQFVAEILLSPNVYEGWWKCVPMYKFNDFHLMLEKALNQNDYVIFQINNQMYSLWKKHDFIYLMDPYRHNIVGRILEEGEDPKSASIRMFGNMDRLLSVFHQILLESNRSAIFHIHTLKIRNITECPPGTAPALLPPDEDVEVRSLNENIRFDENYDKCLEELGEISDYEEDLASEVEPIIEISSSEEMVEEEEGGGGGEVEGGEGEDDD; encoded by the exons ATGGCTCTCAGTCGTCAAAAAGGAGGAGCGAACTGCCCACCCTGCGGTCCTTGCTGCGGCCCACCATGTCCTCGTCCCGGGGTTCCGCCCTGCATTCCCTGCCAGCCACC AATGGTTCGTCTTGATAAACTCTGGCCCGAGCCCTATGATCCCTGCTCTTTTAAGAACTGCCTCATTTTCGGATCCCATGACGAGCCCTACGTCCAGGCCTTCGATCCCAAGGTGTGTTCGCGTATGCGTCGCAGTGACATTGATCGATCCCTGGGCTACCCCATTGGAATAGTGGCGGGAACAGTGCCAGTCAAGGGGGGAATCCCCAACAAGGAAGCTGTGCAGTACGCCGCCAATCTGAAGGGCTTCGCTCATTCCTACTACACCAGGCGGGACGAATGGAAGCCAGAGATGGTAGACTTCGTGGTGAACGAGGGGCAGGTGCTCTACAATGACTCCGAGAACATGGAGCTTCCCAATATGACCGATGCCCCGGATGTCTACGACGAGAACGAGGTGAAGGTAACGCGCCACTTCAAGATCAACGAAATCGAGTTCGCCTTGGAGTTGGACGCGGCTTTCGAGCTGTTCGGCTATCCGAATATCATAAGGAATGTAAGGAGGATCCTGCGCGCCTTCTTCAAGAAGTACAAGTGTGGACTCTTCTTCACCCCCAACTGGTACATGCTGATCTGGAAGGAGAAGGGCGTCTGGATGGTCCTCGACTTGAATGGCCGGGAAGTGGACACTTTGAAGCCGAATTCGGAAAGCGGCTATCCAGTGCTGTTGGCCCTCAAGTCCCTGGACAATGTCATCTGGCTGATCAAGAAGGAGAGCGACTTGGAGAAGACCCAAGAGTTCACCATCAGAGAGATCTTAGTGGTGAGGTTGGCCACTCCCGGAGCCACGGGCCAAAGCTGGGAGCGGGAGCATGGCATGCGGATGAGCGAGTATGATGTGATTGCCTCGGACTATGCCTATCTCAAGTCCAATCTTCATCTCACCCTGAATCCCAACGACGCCCTGAGGAATCGCAGCGCCCTGCCCGTGGCTGTGGCCACAGCCTTGGCCTCCAAAATCGATCATCCCGCCACCTGGGACATGAAAATGTACGACAAGGTCATGTGCTATGGCGTCAATATGTGCAAGAACTGCTGGGAGCCGTGTGTGGATCTCAGTAAGCCCATGGATCTGGATGAGTTTCCCCGCCAGATCCGTATGGGACAGTTTGTGGCCGAGATCCTGCTCTCCCCGAACGTCTACGAGGGCTGGTGGAAGTGCGTGCCCATGTACAAGTTCAACGATTTCCATCTGATGCTGGAGAAGGCCCTCAACCAGAACGACTACGTCATCTTCCAGATCAACAATCAGATGTACTCGTTGTGGAAAAAACACGACTTTATCTATTTGATGGACCCGTATCGCCACAATATCGTGGGCCGCATCCTGGAGGAGGGCGAGGACCCGAAAAGCGCTTCGATTCGAATGTTTGGGAACATGGACCGTCTGCTGAGTGTCTTTCATCAGATCCTGCTTGAATCGAATCGATCAGCCATATTTCACATTCACACCTTGAAGATCAGGAATATCACGGAGTGTCCTCCAGGGACAGCTCCGGCTCTTCTGCCTCCCGACGAGGATGTGGAAGTGCGTTCCCTCAACGAGAACATTCGCTTCGACGAGAACTACGACAAGTGTCTGGAGGAGCTGGGCGAGATCAGCGACTACGAGGAGGATTTGGCCTCGGAGGTGGAGCCGATTATCGAGATCAGTTCCTCGGAGGAGATGGTCGAGGAGGAAGagggcggcggtggcggcgaaGTCGAAGGCGGCGAGGGCGAGGACGACGATTAA